Proteins found in one Patagioenas fasciata isolate bPatFas1 chromosome 13, bPatFas1.hap1, whole genome shotgun sequence genomic segment:
- the GINS3 gene encoding DNA replication complex GINS protein PSF3, with protein sequence MSEAYFPVGPGLGLEENFLSLDDILMSQEKLPGRAESSLPRLAFALGQGAGTGDSIPEGTKLEIPLWLAKGLHDSKRRIISVELPKIYKEAWRTVFSADATVVDLHKSGPYYYGFGSQLLNFDNPENPEIAQTLLQTFISRFRRIMDSSQNAYNEDTSVLVARLDELERALFQAGQKGLNDFQCWEKGQASQITASSLVQNYGKRKFTEVDG encoded by the exons ATGTCCGAGGCGTATTTTCCCGTGGGCCCCGGGCTGGGCCTGGAGGAGAACTTCCTGTCGCTGGACGACATCCTGATGTCGCAGGAGAAGCTGCCGGGCCGCGCCGAGAGCTCCCTGCCGCGGCTGGCCTTCGCGTTGGGCCAGGGGGCCGGCACCGGCGACTCCATCCCGGAG GGAACGAAGCTGGAAATACCTCTGTGGCTTGCTAAAGGTTTGCATGACAGCAAAAGAAGAATAATTTCTGTGGAACTGCCAAAGATTTACAAGGAAGCCTGGAGGACTGTCTTCAGTGCTGATGCCACTGTGGTTGATCTGCATAAATCGGGGCCGTACTACTATGGATTTGGCTCCCAGCTCCTGAATTTTGACAATCCAGAGAATCCTGAGATAGCTCAGACTCTCCTGCAG ACATTTATTAGCCGTTTTCGTCGTATCATGGACTCTTCTCAGAATGCCTACAATGAAGATACATCAGTGCTCGTGGCTCGACTGGATGAACTGGAGCGAGCCTTGTTTCAAGCTGGTCAGAAAGGGCTGAATGACTTCCAGTGCTGGGAAAAGGGACAGGCTTCTCAAATCACAGCTTCCAGTCTGGTCCAGAATTATGGGAAAAGAAAGTTCACAGAGGTGGATGGTTAA